In Carya illinoinensis cultivar Pawnee chromosome 10, C.illinoinensisPawnee_v1, whole genome shotgun sequence, one DNA window encodes the following:
- the LOC122278598 gene encoding uncharacterized protein LOC122278598, which translates to MGGEDREVMERLACPFIPISSKPIKLITWSPLDRGRIKLNVDDGSCGNLGAAGGGGILRDYKGDVIGGFVHTYGHATNTIAECRAVYDGLWLCRQLNVWDVLVESDSVVIVGWLASGICKYWFLWNFWEEVKIMVRELNVRFRHIYREANMVADFLTKQGSQSLMSDFNDASSIHGRIRGSIRLDKIGLPYLRK; encoded by the coding sequence ATGGGTGGAGAGGATAGAGAGGTAATGGAGCGGCTTGCATGTCCGTTTATTCCTATTTCTTCAAAGcctattaaattaattacatggaGTCCTCTGGATAGAGGGAGAATAAAGCTCAATGTGGATGACGGTTCTTGCGGAAATTTGGGTGCGGCTGGGGGAGGGGGCATTCTTCGGGATTATAAGGGAGACGTCATTGGGGGGTTTGTGCATACATATGGGCATGCCACCAACACCATTGCTGAGTGTAGAGCTGTATATGATGGACTTTGGTTATGTCGACAATTAAATGTATGGGATGTGTTGGTAGAATCGGACTCTGTagtcattgttggttggttAGCATCTGGGATATGCAAGTATTGGTTCCTTTGGAATTTTTGGGAGGAAGTGAAAATCATGGTAAGGGAGCTCAATGTTCGTTTTCGCCATATTTATAGAGAAGCCAATATGGTGGCGGATTTTTTGACAAAGCAGGGATCGCAAAGTTTGATGTCAGATTTTAATGATGCATCTTCCATTCACGGGCGGATTCGGGGTTCAATACGTTTAGATAAAATAGGTTTGCCTTATTTGAGAAAGTGA